In Pseudomonas sp. FP1742, the DNA window CCTGCAAAAGCTCGAGGACGAAGACGACAACGCCGTCTACTACACGCGTATCGCCTGCAAACTGCTGGACCTCAAAACCTGTCAGTGCACCGATTACCCCAACCGTCGCGACTTTGTACCCGATTGCATCCAGCTCACGCCGGGCAAGGCCGATGAGTTCAAATGGTTGCCACCGACCTGCGGTTATCGACTGGTCAGCGAAGGCAAGGACCTGCCGCTCTGGCATCACCTGGTGTGTGGTGATCGCGAGGCGGTGCATCACGAGCGTATTTCCCAGTCCGGGCGCATGCTCGCCGAAGGCAGCGTGGCCGAAGACGATTGGGAAGATCACCTGATTTTTCGCGCGGGTTAGTGCGTAGCACATACAAGATCGGCAGTGGTTACAGGAATTTGGGGGCGCGACGCAGCCCTGCGCGAGCAAGCTCGCTCGCCACAATAGGAGTGTGTATGACGGTGGGAGTGCTGCGGGCGTTGGCTGTCGGGCTGCTGGCCCTGAGCTCGCCCGTTTGGGCGGCGAAGAAAGTCGATCTGGATTATCACGTACGCCTGTTGCCGCAAAGCGATCAGGCCGAAGTGCGCCTGACCTTGGCCCAAGGCTCGGCGGTGCGCAGCCTGGATTTTGACTTGGGCGATGGCAGTCACTACAGCGACTTCAAGGCCGATGGCCAATGGCAGCTCACACCGGGCAAACAGGCCCGTGGTGTCTGGCACCCGGCGGCCGACAAGGCCAGCCTCACTTATCGCGTGCGCATCAGCCATGGGCGCAAGAGCGGCAGCTTCGATACGCGCATGACACCTACCTGGGCGCTGATGCGTGGCGATGACCTGGTGCCTGCGGCCAGACTCGATCAGCAGGACGGCATCGAGCTGGTATCACGCCTGGAATTCGAATTGCCCAGCGGTTGGAAAAGCGTCGAAACCACCTGGCCGCGGATCGGCAAAAACAAGTTCCGCATCGATAACGTCTCGCGCCTGTTCGACCGGCCTACCGGTTGGATGCTCGCCGGCCAACTCGGCAGTCGTCGTACGCGGCTGGGAGAAACCGAAGTCACCGTGGCCTCGCCCCGGGGCCAGGGCATGCGCCGCATGGATGTGCTGACGCTGCTGACGTTCGTGTGGCCGCAAGTGCAGGAAGTTTTTCCGCGTCACCCCAGCAAACTGCTGATCGTTGGCGCCAATGACCCGATGTGGCGTGGCAGCCTGGCCGCGCGGGAATCGATCTATCTCAATAGCCGCCTGCCGCTGGTCAGCGAAAGCGGCACCAGTGCCTTGGTGCGTGAATTGGCTCAGGCCTTCGGCCGAATCAACGACAGCCAGCGCAGCGACTGGATCAGCGAAGGGTTTGCCGAGTATTACGCCATCGAACTGGTGCGTCGCGCTGGCGGCATGAGTGATGAGCGGTATGAGAGCCTGCAGAGCAAGTTGGCCAAGGACAGCCAGAAGGTCACGACCGTGCGCGGGGAGCAGATCAACCCGGCGCAGGTGGCCAAAGCGGTGGTGTTGCTACAGGAACTGGATCGCGAGATTCGCCTGAAGACCCGCAACAAGCGCTCGCTGGATGATGTGCTGCGTGGGGCGATGCGTTTGGAAAGTGTCGATACCAAGGAATTCGTGCAATTGGCGCAGAGCGTTATTGGCGAGTCTTCCAAGGTGCTCGACAGCGG includes these proteins:
- a CDS encoding YcgN family cysteine cluster protein is translated as MAAKVEPFWIRKTLDQLDPEEWESLCDGCGLCCLQKLEDEDDNAVYYTRIACKLLDLKTCQCTDYPNRRDFVPDCIQLTPGKADEFKWLPPTCGYRLVSEGKDLPLWHHLVCGDREAVHHERISQSGRMLAEGSVAEDDWEDHLIFRAG